A DNA window from Sphingopyxis macrogoltabida contains the following coding sequences:
- a CDS encoding DedA family protein: MTDWITDLVETMGYAGIVLLMFLENVFPPIPSEVIMPLAGFGAADGRYSLPLVIAAGLAGTLLGALFWYMIARRIGDERLRRWADRHGRWITLSGDDIARIERWFCRHGTWAVPLAHLIPGLRTLISIPAGIFAMPPARFLLLSALGAGVWTAALAIAGYLLAERFEGVETWVGPVSTAIMAALFAYYVWRVIRFKPGGAS, from the coding sequence ATGACCGACTGGATCACGGACCTCGTCGAGACGATGGGCTATGCCGGCATTGTCCTTCTCATGTTTCTCGAAAATGTCTTCCCGCCGATCCCGTCGGAGGTCATCATGCCGCTCGCGGGCTTCGGCGCCGCCGATGGGCGCTACAGCCTGCCCTTGGTGATCGCCGCAGGGCTGGCCGGTACCCTTCTGGGAGCACTCTTCTGGTACATGATCGCGCGCAGGATCGGCGACGAGCGGCTTCGCCGCTGGGCCGATCGTCACGGACGCTGGATCACGCTCAGCGGCGACGATATCGCGCGTATCGAGCGCTGGTTCTGCCGCCACGGCACATGGGCGGTGCCGCTCGCCCATCTCATTCCCGGACTTCGTACGCTCATTTCGATCCCGGCCGGCATCTTCGCGATGCCGCCGGCGCGCTTCCTCCTGCTGTCGGCGCTCGGCGCAGGCGTCTGGACCGCTGCGCTCGCGATCGCGGGCTATCTGCTCGCCGAGCGCTTCGAGGGCGTCGAGACGTGGGTCGGCCCGGTGAGCACCGCGATCATGGCAGCGCTTTTCGCTTATTATGTCTGGCGCGTGATCCGCTTCAAGCCGGGCGGCGCCAGCTGA
- a CDS encoding FdhF/YdeP family oxidoreductase encodes MGQRGDRPHIYSFGGPAGGWGSVRSLADILTRERIDARGYRELLRQNKPQGFMCVSCAWPKPADHHPAEFCEEGAKATAWELTRRRTTPEFFEKHSLSELRGWTDYDLEQQGRLTHPLRYDAATDKYVACSWEEAFDAIGAALRPLDPAAVAFYSSGRTSLEASYMYGLMARMYGNQNLPDSSNMCHESTSVGLKAALGVPVGTTRIEDFDKTDAIFFFGQNVGSNAPRMLHNLRACRKRGVEIVTFNPLRERGLERFTDPQNPAEMLTLTETSISTQYHQLRAGSDIAAMTGIAKYLLLWDEKARAAGKPEVLDHAFLAGHTVGFDEFADAVRAAEWGDIEAETGLPRADLEAAARVYAGAGAVMAIYGMGLTQHVKGVENVRMVVNLLLLRGNIGKPGAGPTPVRGHSNVQGQRTVGITEKTELVPVERLEAQYGFTAPRKKGLDTVGTCRGIIDGSVRGFVGLGGNFLRAVPETEAMEAAWPSLDLSVQIATKLNRNHLFPGKQAFLLPCLGRIERDVQASGPQAVSVEDSTSCIHGSRGKVTPASPHLLSEPAIVAAIAKRILPPNPRLDWDAWVADYSRIRAAISETYPDIFGDYERRLFTPGGFWKGNNAAERIWETKSGKAEFHAPSGLSAAGFADVPGRFRLTTLRSNDQFNTTIYGYHDRFRGVKGTRDILFINAEDMAEAGIAEGEIVALESDAGDGRRRRRDGLIATPYAIPRGCLGAYYPECNLLMPLDHHAEESHVPAAKSVPVRIVRGNRDEGAAA; translated from the coding sequence ATGGGGCAGCGCGGCGACCGGCCTCATATCTACAGCTTCGGCGGGCCCGCGGGTGGCTGGGGATCGGTCCGCTCGCTCGCCGATATCCTGACCCGCGAGCGCATCGACGCGCGCGGGTACCGGGAGCTGCTACGCCAGAACAAGCCGCAAGGCTTCATGTGCGTGAGCTGCGCTTGGCCCAAGCCCGCCGATCATCATCCCGCCGAATTCTGCGAAGAAGGCGCGAAGGCCACCGCCTGGGAACTGACGCGACGCCGCACGACGCCGGAGTTTTTCGAGAAGCACAGCCTGTCGGAGCTGCGCGGCTGGACGGATTACGATCTCGAGCAGCAGGGGCGGCTCACGCATCCGCTTCGCTATGATGCGGCAACCGACAAATATGTAGCCTGCAGCTGGGAAGAGGCCTTCGACGCGATCGGCGCCGCGCTGCGCCCGCTCGATCCCGCCGCGGTCGCCTTTTATTCCTCGGGCCGGACCAGTCTCGAAGCCTCCTATATGTATGGCCTCATGGCGCGGATGTACGGGAACCAGAACCTCCCCGACAGCTCGAACATGTGCCATGAATCGACGTCGGTCGGGTTGAAGGCGGCGCTTGGCGTGCCGGTCGGCACGACGCGGATCGAGGATTTCGATAAGACCGACGCGATCTTCTTCTTCGGTCAGAATGTCGGCTCGAATGCGCCGCGCATGCTCCATAATTTGCGCGCCTGCCGAAAGCGCGGGGTCGAGATCGTGACCTTCAACCCCTTGCGCGAGCGCGGCCTAGAACGCTTCACCGATCCGCAGAACCCGGCCGAGATGCTGACCCTCACGGAAACGTCCATCTCGACCCAATATCACCAGCTGCGCGCGGGCAGCGATATCGCGGCGATGACCGGGATCGCCAAATATCTATTGTTGTGGGACGAAAAGGCGCGCGCCGCCGGCAAGCCCGAAGTGCTCGATCATGCATTTCTTGCCGGCCATACGGTCGGCTTCGACGAATTCGCCGATGCGGTGCGGGCAGCCGAGTGGGGCGACATCGAGGCCGAAACCGGTCTGCCGCGCGCCGACCTCGAGGCGGCGGCGCGTGTCTATGCGGGCGCGGGCGCGGTCATGGCGATCTACGGCATGGGACTGACGCAGCATGTGAAGGGCGTCGAGAATGTCCGCATGGTCGTCAATCTCCTGTTGCTGCGCGGCAACATCGGCAAGCCCGGCGCCGGCCCGACGCCGGTGCGCGGACATTCGAACGTGCAGGGGCAGCGCACCGTCGGCATCACCGAAAAGACCGAGCTCGTGCCTGTCGAGCGGCTCGAGGCGCAATATGGCTTCACCGCGCCGCGCAAGAAAGGGCTCGATACGGTCGGCACCTGCCGCGGCATCATCGATGGCTCGGTGCGGGGCTTTGTCGGGCTGGGTGGCAATTTCCTGCGGGCCGTACCCGAAACCGAAGCTATGGAAGCGGCTTGGCCCAGCCTCGACCTTTCGGTGCAGATCGCGACGAAGCTCAACCGCAACCATCTCTTCCCGGGCAAGCAGGCTTTTCTTCTTCCATGTCTCGGCCGGATCGAGCGCGACGTCCAGGCGAGCGGACCGCAGGCCGTCTCGGTCGAGGATTCGACGAGCTGCATTCATGGGTCGCGCGGCAAGGTGACGCCCGCGAGCCCGCATCTCCTGTCCGAACCCGCGATCGTCGCGGCGATCGCCAAGCGCATCCTGCCCCCCAATCCCAGGCTCGACTGGGACGCATGGGTGGCGGACTACAGCCGCATCCGCGCGGCGATCTCGGAGACCTATCCCGACATCTTCGGCGATTATGAGCGGCGGCTCTTCACGCCCGGCGGCTTCTGGAAGGGCAACAATGCCGCCGAACGCATCTGGGAAACGAAGAGCGGCAAGGCCGAATTTCATGCGCCTTCCGGGCTGTCCGCTGCAGGCTTTGCCGATGTCCCGGGCCGGTTCCGGCTTACGACGCTGCGCTCGAACGACCAGTTTAATACCACGATCTATGGCTATCACGACCGCTTTCGCGGCGTGAAAGGAACGCGCGACATATTGTTCATCAACGCCGAGGACATGGCGGAGGCCGGGATCGCCGAAGGCGAGATCGTCGCGCTCGAGAGCGACGCCGGCGACGGGAGGCGACGCCGACGCGATGGTCTGATCGCGACCCCCTATGCGATCCCGCGCGGCTGCCTCGGCGCCTATTATCCCGAATGCAATCTGCTGATGCCGCTCGATCATCATGCCGAGGAGAGCCATGTGCCCGCCGCCAAATCGGTGCCGGTGCGGATCGTCCGAGGGAATCGCGATGAGGGAGCCGCCGCATGA
- a CDS encoding catalase family protein, whose protein sequence is MSSPVRYTPAIETPLPDETETIADINAAFDTILEKTSEDYGHAVRAVHAKAHAILEAEFVVDEGLPDELAQGLFAVPGAHRAWIRISTNAGDILPDAISLPRGIAIKVEDAEGARLAGAEGGAQDFILVNGPIFQAKTADKFLANLKLLAKTTDRLEGTKKVVSAALRGVHHAYAAVGLDAPAAVDTLGGAPNSEPLGETYYSATAFRFGDYIAKFSLAPLAPEMTALTGRTIDVAGREDAIREELRRELSAFDALWEFRVQLCHDLAKQPVEDASVEWDEEAFPFRRVALLRTRVQDSWEASRRSHVDEAMRFSVWTGLEAHRPLGNINRARRDTYRHSADFRAAFNACPYHEPSRVTV, encoded by the coding sequence ATGTCCAGCCCTGTGCGTTATACCCCCGCTATCGAGACCCCTTTACCGGACGAGACAGAGACGATCGCCGACATCAACGCGGCCTTCGATACGATCCTCGAGAAGACGTCGGAAGATTATGGTCACGCCGTGCGCGCGGTTCATGCCAAGGCCCACGCGATCCTCGAAGCCGAGTTCGTCGTTGACGAGGGCCTTCCCGATGAGCTGGCGCAAGGGCTGTTCGCAGTGCCGGGCGCGCACCGCGCCTGGATCCGTATCTCGACCAATGCCGGCGATATCCTGCCCGACGCGATCAGCCTGCCGCGCGGTATCGCCATCAAGGTCGAGGATGCGGAGGGCGCGCGGCTCGCCGGCGCCGAGGGCGGCGCGCAGGACTTCATTCTCGTCAACGGCCCGATCTTCCAAGCGAAGACCGCCGACAAATTCCTCGCGAACCTCAAGCTGCTCGCGAAGACCACCGACCGCCTCGAGGGCACGAAGAAGGTCGTATCGGCGGCGCTCCGCGGCGTGCATCACGCCTATGCGGCTGTCGGTCTCGATGCACCCGCCGCGGTCGATACGCTCGGGGGTGCGCCGAATAGCGAGCCGCTCGGCGAGACCTATTATTCGGCGACCGCCTTCCGCTTCGGCGATTATATCGCAAAGTTCAGCCTCGCCCCGCTCGCGCCTGAAATGACGGCGCTGACCGGCCGGACGATCGACGTCGCGGGGCGCGAGGATGCGATCCGCGAAGAGTTGCGCCGCGAGCTTTCGGCGTTCGACGCGCTCTGGGAATTTCGGGTCCAGCTCTGCCATGACCTGGCTAAGCAGCCGGTCGAGGATGCGTCGGTCGAATGGGACGAGGAGGCCTTTCCGTTCCGCCGCGTCGCGCTTCTTCGCACCCGTGTGCAGGACAGCTGGGAGGCGAGCCGCCGTTCGCATGTCGACGAGGCGATGCGCTTCTCGGTCTGGACCGGGCTCGAGGCGCACCGTCCGCTCGGCAACATCAACCGCGCGCGGCGCGACACCTACCGGCACAGCGCCGACTTCCGCGCCGCGTTCAACGCCTGCCCCTATCATGAGCCATCGCGGGTCACGGTCTGA
- a CDS encoding PQQ-dependent sugar dehydrogenase translates to MNRQTSLGLVAAAALAAALSGCGKGDEKLDQTGASPNLPKIDETLVPPMKIAKPAGWNGELPTVPAGFTITPVATDLKIPRQILILPNGDILVAEGSGGHAPKLRPKDVIAGYIKSLGKSSVKGGDRITLLRDTNGDGKPELRTSFIEDLDAPYGLALFGNDLYVANQGALLRFAYTPGATRIAGKGEEVTKLPAAINHHWTKSLAASADGTKLYVGIGSNSNIGERGMSIEEDRAVVWEVDAATGASRIFVSGIRNPTALAFEPSSNILWAVVNERDELGAELVPDYLTSVREGAFYGWPYSYWGRHPDPRVHPQKPELVKTAVTPDYALGSHVAPLGLSFATEGGLPGYETGAFVGEHGSWNRQTLAGYKVSFIPFANGRPAGKPKDFVTGFIKDGKARGRPVGVTWDPARGALWIADDLSNTVWRVTGPRALAMRSPVSPAAGQK, encoded by the coding sequence ATGAACCGCCAGACCTCCCTCGGCCTCGTCGCTGCCGCGGCGCTGGCGGCCGCGCTCTCCGGCTGCGGCAAAGGCGATGAAAAGCTCGACCAGACGGGTGCCAGCCCGAACCTGCCGAAGATCGACGAGACGCTCGTCCCGCCGATGAAGATCGCCAAGCCTGCAGGCTGGAACGGCGAGCTTCCGACCGTTCCAGCAGGTTTCACGATCACGCCGGTCGCCACCGACCTCAAGATTCCGCGGCAGATCCTCATCCTCCCCAATGGCGACATTCTCGTCGCCGAAGGGTCGGGCGGCCATGCACCGAAGCTCCGCCCGAAGGACGTGATCGCGGGTTATATCAAGAGCCTTGGAAAATCCTCGGTGAAGGGCGGCGACCGCATCACCTTGCTTCGCGATACGAACGGCGACGGTAAACCTGAACTTCGCACGAGCTTCATCGAGGATCTCGACGCGCCCTATGGCCTCGCGCTCTTCGGAAATGACCTCTATGTCGCCAACCAGGGCGCGCTGCTGCGCTTCGCCTATACGCCGGGCGCGACGCGTATCGCCGGCAAGGGCGAGGAAGTGACCAAGCTTCCGGCGGCGATCAATCATCACTGGACGAAATCGCTCGCCGCGAGCGCGGACGGGACGAAGCTCTATGTCGGCATCGGCTCGAACAGCAACATCGGCGAGCGGGGGATGAGCATCGAGGAAGATCGCGCGGTCGTCTGGGAAGTCGATGCCGCCACCGGCGCGAGCCGCATCTTCGTCTCGGGCATCCGCAACCCGACCGCCCTCGCCTTCGAGCCATCGTCGAACATCCTCTGGGCGGTAGTGAACGAACGCGACGAGCTTGGCGCCGAGCTGGTGCCCGATTATCTGACCTCGGTGCGCGAGGGTGCATTTTATGGCTGGCCCTACAGCTATTGGGGACGCCATCCCGACCCGCGCGTCCATCCGCAAAAGCCCGAACTCGTCAAAACGGCAGTCACTCCCGATTATGCGCTTGGTTCGCATGTGGCGCCGCTCGGGCTGAGCTTCGCGACCGAAGGCGGTCTGCCGGGCTATGAGACGGGCGCATTCGTCGGAGAACATGGCAGCTGGAACCGCCAGACTCTCGCCGGCTACAAGGTCAGCTTCATCCCCTTCGCGAACGGACGCCCTGCCGGCAAGCCGAAGGATTTTGTGACCGGCTTCATCAAGGATGGCAAGGCGCGCGGGCGCCCGGTCGGCGTCACCTGGGACCCGGCGCGCGGTGCCCTCTGGATCGCCGACGACCTTTCGAACACGGTGTGGCGCGTCACCGGCCCCCGCGCACTCGCGATGCGATCGCCGGTTTCCCCAGCGGCCGGTCAGAAATGA
- a CDS encoding flavodoxin family protein translates to MPSPKLRKAEFLARYLEQFRDEGFDAVRGELDGIAAIAWEAYRDERKSPQTRKAGKGFADPDYDLSIDWLAAHAAVEEARKVHARGDGPCRILIVNGSARSEHTCPGEMSKSWRIAQIAKRVFDQKDFEVEMLDLSRLNSEYGRNIHPCKACYSTAAALCHFPCSCYPNHSLGQTQDWMNDIYPMWMRAHGVFLISPVNWFMASSPIKLMMDRMVCMDGANPDPSSTHGKEAGEAKALELAGWDYHRELEGRLFAVVVHGDVEGAENVRRSLSDWMTSIHMVPAGPRAELDRYIGYFEPYATSHEAFDRDKAMQGEVRNAAFTLLEAVRAKRAGTQVAAGSKLKQPRDK, encoded by the coding sequence ATGCCCAGCCCCAAGCTGCGCAAGGCCGAGTTTCTCGCCCGCTATCTCGAGCAGTTTCGTGACGAAGGCTTCGACGCGGTCCGCGGCGAGCTAGATGGCATCGCAGCGATCGCCTGGGAGGCTTATCGCGACGAGCGCAAGAGTCCGCAAACGCGAAAGGCCGGCAAGGGCTTCGCCGACCCCGACTATGACCTCTCGATCGACTGGCTCGCCGCCCACGCGGCCGTCGAAGAGGCACGCAAGGTGCACGCGCGGGGAGATGGCCCTTGCCGCATCCTCATCGTCAACGGATCGGCGCGCTCGGAGCACACATGTCCCGGCGAAATGTCGAAGAGCTGGCGTATCGCGCAGATCGCCAAGCGCGTGTTCGATCAGAAGGATTTCGAGGTCGAGATGCTCGACCTTAGCCGCCTCAATTCCGAATATGGCCGCAATATCCACCCCTGCAAGGCCTGTTACTCCACCGCCGCGGCGCTCTGCCATTTCCCGTGCAGCTGCTATCCCAATCATTCGCTCGGCCAGACGCAGGACTGGATGAACGATATTTATCCGATGTGGATGCGCGCGCACGGCGTCTTCCTGATCTCGCCGGTCAACTGGTTCATGGCGAGCTCGCCGATCAAGCTGATGATGGACCGGATGGTGTGCATGGACGGCGCCAACCCCGACCCATCGTCGACCCATGGCAAGGAGGCGGGGGAAGCGAAGGCACTCGAACTCGCCGGCTGGGACTATCACCGCGAACTGGAAGGGCGGCTGTTCGCCGTTGTCGTGCACGGCGATGTCGAGGGCGCCGAGAATGTCCGCCGCTCGCTCTCCGACTGGATGACGTCGATCCATATGGTGCCCGCGGGTCCGCGCGCCGAGCTCGATCGCTACATCGGCTATTTCGAACCCTATGCGACGAGCCACGAGGCCTTCGACAGGGACAAGGCGATGCAGGGCGAGGTCCGAAATGCCGCCTTCACCCTTCTGGAGGCGGTGCGCGCCAAGCGCGCCGGCACGCAGGTCGCGGCAGGATCAAAACTGAAGCAGCCGCGCGACAAGTGA
- a CDS encoding response regulator: MPDQLPVNIVMIEDDEGHARLIEKNIRRAGISNKIHHFLDGTSALDFLYDAADGPVRNGPALVLLDLNLPDMSGTDILAKLKADGSPLRRTPVVVLTTTDDKVEIQRCYDLGCNVYITKPVNYENFADAIRQLGLFLSVIQVPDPDPV, encoded by the coding sequence ATGCCTGACCAATTGCCCGTCAACATCGTGATGATCGAGGACGACGAGGGGCACGCGCGCCTCATCGAGAAGAATATCCGGCGCGCCGGCATCTCGAACAAGATCCATCACTTCCTCGACGGCACATCGGCGCTCGACTTCCTCTACGATGCAGCGGACGGCCCTGTCCGCAACGGCCCCGCGCTCGTGCTCCTCGACCTCAATCTGCCCGACATGAGCGGGACCGACATTCTCGCCAAGCTGAAGGCCGACGGCAGTCCGCTCCGCCGCACACCCGTCGTCGTGCTCACGACCACCGACGACAAGGTCGAGATCCAGCGCTGCTATGATCTCGGCTGCAACGTCTACATTACCAAGCCGGTGAACTACGAGAATTTCGCCGACGCCATCCGCCAGCTCGGTCTCTTCCTGTCAGTGATCCAGGTCCCCGATCCGGATCCGGTTTGA
- a CDS encoding cation diffusion facilitator family transporter: MVGQPQTGESRSPAHHIRANIVLYGALFANLGIAVAKFVAAAISGSSSMLSEGVHSLVDSGNQMLLLYGQAKAKRPADNRHPFGYGRELYFWAFVVAILIFAVGAGISIYEGWIHYRDPEPLRDPTINYVVLAIAFLLEGGSWTIAVREFNAGRRGLGWWAAVRRSKDPAGFIVLFEDSAALGGLAIAAGGIWLSHATGDPRIDGIASMAIGAILAAVAILLAREAKELLIGEAADPELIARIWAIVERHPEITAVNHVRTIHTAPNSIFVAVSADFEDHLAMGEAETLVEAIETELKAASSDISSIYIRPEKQSDALVQPRPSAAPDPAPRFPGKS, from the coding sequence ATGGTAGGCCAACCGCAAACCGGAGAATCTCGCTCGCCGGCGCATCATATCAGGGCGAACATCGTACTCTATGGAGCGCTCTTCGCCAATTTGGGCATTGCCGTCGCCAAATTCGTCGCGGCGGCCATCAGCGGCTCCTCGTCGATGCTTTCGGAAGGGGTCCATTCGCTCGTCGACAGCGGCAACCAGATGCTGCTTCTCTACGGTCAGGCGAAGGCTAAACGTCCGGCCGACAATCGCCATCCCTTCGGCTATGGCCGCGAGCTCTATTTTTGGGCGTTCGTGGTCGCAATCCTCATCTTCGCCGTCGGCGCCGGAATTTCCATTTATGAAGGCTGGATCCACTACCGCGATCCCGAGCCGCTGCGCGATCCCACGATCAACTATGTCGTGCTCGCCATTGCCTTTCTGCTCGAGGGAGGGTCGTGGACGATCGCGGTGCGCGAATTCAACGCCGGGCGGCGCGGCCTTGGCTGGTGGGCCGCCGTGCGGCGATCGAAGGATCCGGCAGGCTTCATCGTGTTGTTCGAGGACAGCGCCGCGCTCGGCGGGCTCGCAATCGCCGCCGGCGGCATCTGGCTGAGCCATGCGACCGGCGACCCCCGGATCGACGGGATCGCCTCGATGGCGATCGGCGCAATCCTAGCGGCGGTCGCGATCCTTCTCGCACGGGAAGCGAAGGAGCTGTTAATCGGCGAAGCGGCGGATCCCGAACTGATCGCGCGCATCTGGGCCATCGTCGAGCGGCACCCTGAAATTACCGCGGTCAATCATGTGCGGACGATCCACACCGCGCCCAATTCGATCTTCGTCGCGGTGAGCGCCGACTTCGAGGATCATCTCGCCATGGGCGAGGCCGAGACGCTGGTCGAGGCCATCGAGACCGAGCTCAAGGCGGCGTCGAGCGATATCAGCTCGATCTATATCCGGCCTGAAAAGCAGTCCGATGCGCTCGTCCAGCCGCGCCCGTCGGCGGCGCCCGATCCCGCGCCGAGGTTTCCCGGCAAAAGCTAG
- a CDS encoding sensor histidine kinase, translating into MRPALAHILYIDDDDGMRRLASRALGRKGYEVSLAASGGEGVDMAKVSAFDLIAVDHYMPGQDGLATLEALRALSDCPPVVYVTGSEESRIAVAALKSGADDYVVKSVGEDFFDLLASSFEQVLERAQLRRARAEAETELRATNARLEALLKEVNHRVANNLQMVMSFVALQTKTLADPAAREALQKTQQRIATVAQVNRRLYTTDDVEYVAMDDYLGGLAEDLTATWSTGVAARRVIANVEPMRVATDKAVALGMIANEWVSNACKYAYSDSHDGEIRISLRRADETSLELAVVDDGAGMPADGTARGTGLGTRLIEALARTHKAGVTYGAVDASRDLPGTSAVIRIQLRPGELKA; encoded by the coding sequence TTGAGACCCGCCCTGGCCCACATCCTCTATATCGATGACGACGATGGCATGCGGCGGCTTGCGTCGCGCGCGCTTGGCCGGAAAGGCTACGAGGTCAGCCTCGCGGCGAGCGGCGGCGAGGGCGTCGATATGGCGAAGGTCTCCGCCTTCGATCTCATTGCCGTCGATCATTATATGCCCGGGCAGGACGGTCTTGCGACGCTCGAGGCCCTTCGCGCGCTCAGCGACTGCCCGCCCGTCGTCTATGTGACGGGTTCCGAGGAAAGCCGCATCGCCGTCGCGGCGCTGAAGTCGGGCGCCGACGATTATGTGGTGAAGTCGGTCGGCGAGGATTTCTTCGATCTCTTGGCTTCCAGTTTCGAGCAGGTGCTCGAACGCGCGCAGCTTCGCCGCGCTCGGGCGGAGGCGGAAACCGAGCTTCGCGCGACCAATGCCCGGCTCGAGGCGCTGCTCAAGGAAGTGAACCACCGCGTCGCGAACAATCTCCAGATGGTGATGTCTTTCGTCGCCCTCCAGACGAAGACGCTCGCCGATCCCGCGGCCCGCGAGGCGCTGCAGAAGACGCAGCAACGGATCGCGACGGTCGCGCAAGTCAACCGGCGCCTCTATACGACCGACGACGTCGAATATGTGGCGATGGACGATTATCTCGGCGGCCTCGCCGAAGATCTCACGGCGACCTGGTCGACGGGTGTCGCGGCGCGACGCGTGATCGCGAACGTGGAGCCCATGCGTGTCGCCACCGACAAGGCGGTGGCGCTCGGCATGATTGCCAATGAATGGGTCAGCAATGCCTGCAAATATGCCTATAGCGACAGCCATGATGGCGAGATCCGGATATCGCTTCGCAGGGCCGACGAGACATCGCTCGAACTCGCGGTTGTCGACGACGGGGCCGGGATGCCGGCGGACGGGACAGCGCGCGGCACGGGTCTCGGTACGCGCCTCATCGAAGCGCTGGCGCGGACCCACAAGGCCGGCGTGACTTACGGCGCGGTCGATGCCTCGCGCGATTTGCCGGGAACAAGCGCGGTCATCAGGATTCAGTTGCGACCCGGCGAACTCAAAGCCTAG
- a CDS encoding DUF2231 domain-containing protein — MATAPSPFTDPPYRRHAPHPLHAILLAFPVALFSSALLSDITYLNSAEMQWSNFSAWLITGGLIFGAPVLLWSAIALFRDRKRPTQTPAVAYFLLILVMWIAGLVNAFKHSQDAWSSVGTTGVTLSVLSTLAAIAAAWLLHAVKEPRA; from the coding sequence ATGGCAACGGCCCCATCGCCTTTCACCGACCCGCCCTATCGCCGACACGCGCCCCATCCGCTGCACGCCATTCTCCTCGCCTTTCCGGTCGCCCTGTTCAGCAGCGCGCTCCTTTCCGACATCACCTATCTCAACAGCGCCGAGATGCAGTGGAGCAATTTCTCGGCCTGGTTGATCACGGGCGGGCTGATATTCGGGGCTCCCGTGCTCCTATGGTCCGCCATTGCCCTCTTCCGTGACCGGAAGCGGCCCACGCAGACGCCCGCTGTCGCCTATTTCCTCCTGATTCTCGTCATGTGGATCGCGGGCCTCGTCAACGCCTTCAAGCATAGCCAGGATGCCTGGAGTTCGGTCGGCACGACCGGCGTGACACTCTCGGTTCTATCCACACTTGCAGCGATCGCCGCCGCCTGGCTTCTCCACGCTGTAAAGGAGCCGCGCGCATGA